The nucleotide window GAATCTGATCTGTTAAACGATttcttagaaatacattttattttactttactaTTACTGCATGCATTATTCATACAAACATTACACTGCAGAACTAAAATGTGACTAAATAAGCTCAGTCAGCTTGACTAAGTTAAAAGTGGGTGAATAAATTGACTATGGCTGATGGACGTTACAGGAACAAGTgaaagtgtttcttttcttctcttttcctgCGTGTTATCTGGAgcacagtctaacagattttgttttctattaaaaaaaacacgttatAAATAAGACATCTAACAAAATATCAAACTATCACCAAATAAAAGCGTTCTCTTAGTGTTAGATGAAAGAACAGTGTTCCAGTTATCCCAGAGCAATCCCAGACAGCCAGAGTGAGGAGACTGCAGTCAGACTGGAGCACTGTCTCCCCTGCAGTCACACTGCCCTGtggacacaacacacaacaacacAGATTGGCAACTTCACCagtaaaaaaagtgaaagatttTACACACATTATACTGAGAGAGCTGGACTGTACACCTTGACAATTGTACTGAGGGAGCTACACACTACACATACTTCACTGAGAGAACAGGACCCAACACACACCTTAATGATAGAGCTATAGATTACACACACCTTGAACAGAGAGAGCAAACACACACTCAGTACTGGAAGAGCCGGACAAACCAGTAATCAAAGTGTGGTGAGTCCACACTCAGCACCACAAAGACACTCTGCAGTGACTGTGTGAACCTGGGGTCCCATATCTCACCTTCGTCTTTCTCAGGGTGGAAAACCAGCCCATCCTTCTGCTCTTTCCATTTCAAACTGGTTCTGTCCATCACAGTGTGCCTGGACAGCAGCCCCCTCATCTGGACAGAGAAGAACAGCACAGACTGCCTGAGAGCAGGGCTGGATCTGGACTGGAGCACCAGCCAGCAATACTGATCCATCACCCTGAGTGTAACTAGTACAGTCTGTACACAGATCCAGTAATATTCACACAGTCCTGATCATTATAGATATATAATTCTCCACACTGTACACTGATCCAGTGATATTCACACAGTCCTgatcattatatatatatatcattctCCCCACTGTACACTGATCCGGTAATATTCGCACAGTCCTGATCATTACAGATATATAATTCTCCACACTGATCACTGATCCAGTAATATTCAAACTGTCTTTATTATATAGATATATAATTCTACACACTGTACACTAGCCAACTCAATACACTCAGTGGGGTCTCTCTTAACCCAGGTTAGACATGAGCCCTGTCCAAGCTCTGTCACACTTAAGCACATAAAAACCCTGATCAGGATTCCTGGCTCTGAAGGCTGGCAGCACCTACCTGGTTTAAGAGAGATTCTCTCACTCCAGGTTCATTAGGGTTCTTCCCTTTCTCCAATTGGAGTCCCACACGCATCACCACTCTCTTCTTCTCTGTGGAGGTAGAGATGGACAGGTAACCAGCCTCTCAGAATTACTGAAGCACTCTGATGCACTTTAtgatactgcagttgccatctGTCGAGACCGTTCGGATCCAGACCATTTGAAATGACTCAGGATTTAGATGCGTCTGAAAACCCCACACTCCTGGGAATGATGGGAATTTTGGCGCTTAATTCTGCAACCGATTTGTTCAGGGTCTTAAGATCCAGCTCAGCATTATCAAACCCCTGAGAAGTGGATAAGGGCACTTCTCGTTGAGGAAGAAAACGTGAGAGAACAAGATAAATATGGCGATGTACAGATCAAGGAAGAACTGTGCTTGATAGTTTATCTGTTTTCCGGCATCCAGACAACAAGGAGGGCTGAGGACCAGAGAGAGTCACGATCACCCCCTACAGTGACCAGCAGAGAACAAAAGCACTTGACCCAGACCCCAGAAACAAGAACCaagaaaatacacaatgagagaaCCCAGAAACAAGAACCaagaaaatacacaatgagagaaCCCAGAAACAAGAACCAAGAACAAGAAACaatgaatacagtaggagcagggGGGTGTATGACAGAACCCCTTTAATTAAAGGCCCTTCCAATGAAGGTTTTGAGTCCAGATCTGAAAGAGTTTCGGGAAGGTgcctctctgatatccttgggggtAAGAGACCCAGAAAGATCACTGGAGAGCTGAAGCGAGGTCTGATGGGGAAGAGTGAGATTTCCCTGGATGAAGCGAGATGCACGACAACGCGAGattgacccccccccccccccccaagatcACACCAGCTGTGTCCTCCCTCCCTCACGTCAACCCCTCGATCGAATCACCGCTGAAGCAGAAGAAGGGCAGCCTCTGATCGCAGCCGGTGCCGTTCCAGTACCCTGCCGAGCTGCCCGCCATCAACAGTGAAGCACAGTCCTCGTTTCCAGCAGCATTGTCAGGGACGCCGTCTGCCCAGTTGCGGAAAGCGGGGTTGCTCGGGCTCGACCACTTCCAGGGCTCCATGAACAGGCCGATCCAGACGTAGTTACCCCGCGCCGTCAGTCGGATCTCCTCGTTCTCGCTCTGGTTCCTCACGCTGGCCAGGTCCGTGTGGTGCTCCCGGCAGGACCTCTGGGCTGCGGTGAAGTTCTTGTTCGTTTCTATCAGGAAGTAGCTCCCTGCAGCGTCGCTGCCCTCTGTGAAAACAAGTCCGAACCAAAACCCGAGAGTCTAAATCAGAGGTGGGGAACGTCCAGCCCATCCATCTGGTCTGGCCCTACCAAGGCAACCACAGGTGTAGAGCTTGGCGATAATTTCGATGACGATAATTACcgcgatataattttaacaaaagttcgatgAATGTTCACGCGTTGCGCAGGATATGCGCATGTGCCCAAAATACTGCGCGCGTGtgtgttgcagaccgggcagctaacagatttgtttcatgtttctgctgtttggcaagtgttgcgttcttaaaataaaagagttgtttcatttaccaattaactgtctggtttcttcaactttcactcaggaggaaaaaaaaaatctgcctttaaacttgaaagaaataatgatttgacatttaccGTGATAAAAATCGATATCGACCGATATGAAACTTATCGGAATAATGGTTTTGGCCATATTGCCCAGCCCTACACAGGCGGGACTTGAAATTCAATAAACCTAGAAGCTTTTTTCATAGCAACAAATTTATATTAAGTGAATCATAACGTAAATTTTGAGGGACAAGCAAGGAACGTCCATTACAGAATAGACAGGACACATACGAGTACATGACGGAACAGACACGCATGCTTCTCGCCAGCTGCCTGCGGCCCATCTGCCTGTATTGCGGTGACTCAGAGGACAGTAAGTGCCAGGCAGGCTGGGAGTGTACAGGTTGCGAAAGTGTTAACACACTGTGTTTTACGAACTGCGGGATGAAGTCAAGCAGTTCATGGAGGTGAAGGGAAAACCCGTCGGGGAACTCAATGATAGCAAGTGGCCGTTTGATGGACTGCGCTCCAGACTGACCGACGCAAACCCGGAAAAGCAGTTGCGAGCAGCAACATCATCAATGCCAGCTAACATCGCACGCCTCGCCAAAGAGAAGCAGCTCCAGCCATCCCATTAGGGGTGAGTTAATTAGATGTTTGACCAAATATAGCAGGCTAATTTTGAATGGCCCGCAAATGATGTTATAAAATATCCAAATGGCCCTTGGCAGAAAAAAAGGTTCCCCACCCCTGGTCTAAAGGATCCAGACTCTTCAAATTCATTCCAACCGCTGCGTCAGAATGTTTCGCGAGAGTAACGGTCTTGGTCGCGTCGATTCAGGAAGTATCTCTTTGGATCACCCCAAGCTACGAACCAGAACCGAGGAGCCTAAACTCCCCGAAATGACCCTCCTGGCGTCAGTTCTGTCAACTGACGCGTCGGAAAGATAGGAGTCACAACTGTAGGAGCTGCAGGAAAAAAATGGGCCATTAAGATTTGTACAAGTGGCCACATAcagagagtgatttttttttttttatgagcaCTTTAGCACCATGGAAGCAGCCAGCAACTGAAGGGTTAAGCCTTTGCGTGCAGTAATTGTCACGTCAATTCAAGCGCACAGGCTCTTATTTCAGCAGGGAAGTGCTTTATATGGGTTTGAAGACAATCTCTGCAGCTCACAGCAGCGGGCAAAAGGTGAAATTCAGTTCTCCCATCATGCTACTCTTTCCAATTAtcgcaacacacacacacacacacaccagttcACCCAGCCAGCATCTAATACAAACGTTTGGGCTCTTACTGCACCAGGGAAGTGTCTTAAATACAGAACAAATCGCAAAAGCTCACAGCAGTGGGCTGCAGGTGAGGGAAATTCAACTTGTCTTCCATCATTCGACTCACTATTACTGTACTCACTATTACTATTGCTATTCGACTATTATTGGACTGTAGCCTGAGCGGATAATtgcaggtcacacacacacacaccagttcACCAGGCCAGCGCCAGGGAGGACCTggacagaacatgcaaactccacccagaaggTGACCGCCATCCGAATCGCCCCCCTAGACAAACCGAGGAGCCAGACGAGCCATGGGAGACCGTGCACAACTCCCCTCAGAACGGGCCCAAACTCAGATTGTGCCGCGTGCAACGCACCTTGAtagcaaatgaaataaaaggagcAGCTGCAAGGATAGTCGTGCCACAGCCCCCTGCTTTCCATGATCCCACAGTTTTCTTTCCCTCCATAATTCTCTGGCTGTCCTGTAGCCCAGCTGGTGAAATCCGATCCATTCCGGTTGTCAAGACGGATGTTCCCCATGGACCACTTCCAGCTCCACTGGTCCCAATACAGTCCTATCCAGCCGGCATATTGAAGAGGATTCCCCGCAGTCTGGAGGAGTTGCTCGTTGTCCTCTGGGCTGTCAATCACAGCCAGGTCAGTGTAGTTCTCCCTGCAGTAACTCTGGGCTTCGGTCCAGTTCTTCTCCAGGCTCACAAAGTGATACTGACGAGCgcagcaggaggggacaccCCAGagccctggagagagagagagagagagagagacacacacacacaggacacatcAGTGACCCCAAACCCtccagagacacagaggaggACTCGAGCAAGCGTTGATATTAAGTGCATAGATCTTCCTGCGAGTCTCTCTCGACGCCCCGATGCCCTTGCAGATCTTGAATCCTTGCATCGGGGCCCGTCGTGGTCATCGATATTCAAGACCGaaaagattcagttccttcAACACACTCCCCGGGATGGATCTGGTAAATCCCTCCTAGACCGATACCAGAGCGCCTTAGTACTGTTTTACTAGTCTGTTGTACAATATAAACATACCACTGCCTGCGATTTTAATTCTGTGCTTTTAACTTCGTATCCTAGCATTGCGTTCGGTTTCTAACTGTGTGTCAACATCCACCCCTCAGTCTTCTCCATAAGCAGCCTCTCCTGGCTCGGCCTTCCCCATTTGGCTTTGTTTGGGTGTGTTGCCTGCCCTGCAGACCCCACATCTCGTCCATGTTCAACCTCTTCGGTCGTCATCATCATATGGAACTGAATCTCTGTGTATTTCCTCTGCTGCTTAGACAGTCTGCTAATCCTCTGAATTGGGTGCGATCTGGACTAATCAGGTGGCTCGTGGACTCATTGCTGATGATCATCGATATAAACCTCATCAAAGTATTCATCCCCAACGTCTGAGCTTAACATTAAGAGTTTCAAGCAGGACTTTATTTTGAGCATCTATGCAATCTACTCTTGGAGCTTGCAGGATGCAAATAACTTCCAATTTGCATTTAatattcagctgtgaagccaTAAAGATTTGCAAAGTTCGGTGTCTGAGTGTTGACACAATGACAGCATTGTGGTTTCTGCTCAAAGCTGGCCCGCATACAGGGAATAGAAAGTCATGCGTGACCAATTCAAGCCATCACACAGGACTGGAAAAAATGGGATTAACTCCAATGATCTGGTCAGGTCTTCCTCCTTCTTGTGTTCATGGGGGAGATTCTTACTTGTCTGCAGTTGTACTGGTTAGGACGGAGGTCATACTGGTTTCATAAAGTGATGTCACAAGAATAGGACTTCAGTATCAAGTTCCTTCTCAGGGGGATCATTACAAGATAtaaatgaactggcttcatccctctgctctcctccccactgagagctggtgtgtggggagcgttctggcgcactatggctgccgtcgcatcatccaggtggggctgcacactggtggtggtggaggggatccccatgacctgtaaagcgctttgagtggagtggccagaaaagcgctatataagtgtaagcaattatcattattattataattaagaaTGAAAAGGTCAATAATAGGTGACACTGACCTGTACAAAGCAGGGTGAGATATACATTCCTCAACATGATTCTGAGCCCCCGGACCTGCAAACACAGATAAATTAGGTTAGGACTAGGTTCACATGCACCGAATAAAAGAGCACGGTATGTTGACTAAATGGTTTAAGTGTACATGCTGTTATATCAACAGAACCGATTGATTTTTAATTACAGCACAGCATGTCTCTGTAGTTTTGTTGCGTGTTGTCAAATGCAGCCTCATTTTAAACCTCTGTCACTGGCAGCAATTCCATTTCTAGTTTCCAGTCAACAGCAGAAAAAGAGGCCCACCATCGCTGTTTTTCTAGGAATTACCAGTCTGTGTCGAGCTTTCTGTCCCTCTGCCCTCTTAGGAACGAACCGT belongs to Lepisosteus oculatus isolate fLepOcu1 chromosome 14, fLepOcu1.hap2, whole genome shotgun sequence and includes:
- the LOC102699260 gene encoding macrophage mannose receptor 1-like isoform X1, which produces MLRNVYLTLLCTGLWGVPSCCARQYHFVSLEKNWTEAQSYCRENYTDLAVIDSPEDNEQLLQTAGNPLQYAGWIGLYWDQWSWKWSMGNIRLDNRNGSDFTSWATGQPENYGGKENCGIMESRGLWHDYPCSCSFYFICYQEGSDAAGSYFLIETNKNFTAAQRSCREHHTDLASVRNQSENEEIRLTARGNYVWIGLFMEPWKWSSPSNPAFRNWADGVPDNAAGNEDCASLLMAGSSAGYWNGTGCDQRLPFFCFSEKKRVVMRVGLQLEKGKNPNEPGVRESLLNQMRGLLSRHTVMDRTSLKWKEQKDGLVFHPEKDEGQCDCRGDSAPV
- the LOC102699260 gene encoding macrophage mannose receptor 1-like isoform X2; the encoded protein is MLRNVYLTLLCTGLWGVPSCCARQYHFVSLEKNWTEAQSYCRENYTDLAVIDSPEDNEQLLQTAGNPLQYAGWIGLYWDQWSWKWSMGNIRLDNRNGSDFTSWATGQPENYGGKENCGIMESRGLWHDYPCSCSFYFICYQEGSDAAGSYFLIETNKNFTAAQRSCREHHTDLASVRNQSENEEIRLTARGNYVWIGLFMEPWKWSSPSNPAFRNWADGVPDNAAGNEDCASLLMAGSSAGYWNGTGCDQRLPFFCFSEKKRVVMRVGLQLEKGKNPNEPGVRESLLNQMRGLLSRHTVMDRTSLKWKEQKDGLVFHPEKDEGQCDCRGDSAPV